In a genomic window of Buteo buteo chromosome 29, bButBut1.hap1.1, whole genome shotgun sequence:
- the NUBP2 gene encoding cytosolic Fe-S cluster assembly factor NUBP2 isoform X2: MEEAAGERSNLAGVRHILLVLSGKGGVGKSTIATELALSLRHSGKKVGILDVDLCGPSIPRMFRAQDNDVHQCDSGWVPVFVDQDKSISLMSIGFLLEKPDDAVVWRGPKKNALIKQFVADVAWGDLDFLIVDTPPGTSDEHISTVEALRPYKPLGAILVTTPQAVSVGDVRRELTFCKKTGLRVLGIVENMSGFVCPHCSAVFPWTPNSARAWKKAETSSKSFPRALPSLPWLTSPSRSWMVHCSGAPEEGVELDSCRLSPWPGSTTSCPCWWGRRMQKLFNYKTVSVGGDGGRGEHSISATHSDPKREVLLHPPDLKKPCTGAPACTAQPASSLLNVAVLCPDGTVVPSPSHAALSSAASHCVGAWGVLACVHGVLYAAVLLVITWCSYSGKRHRLFFPQRIQTAPIIWIYTLLPSPAAFLASWIVWHLVQWLMSLSGWVL, from the exons ATGGAGGAGGCGGCAGGGG AGAGAAGCAACCTGGCTGGGGTGCGGCACATCCTGCTGGTGCTCTCCGGGAAGGGCGGTGTGGGGAAGAGCACAATCGCCACCGAGCTGGCTCTGTCACTGCGGCACTCCGGGAAGAAG GTGGGGATCCTGGATGTGGACCTGTGTGGTCCCAGCATACCCCGCATGTTCAGGGCGCAGGACAACGACGTGCACCAGTGTGACAGCGGCTGGGTCCCTGTCTTTGTGGACCAAGATAAAAGCATCTCGCTCATGTCCATCGGCTTCCTGCTGGAGAAGCCAGATGATGCTGTGGTGTGGAGAGGACCCAAGAAAAATG ctttGATCAAACAATTTGTTGCTGATGTGGCCTGGGGGGACTTGGACTTCCTCATTGTGGACACGCCGCCGGGCACATCCGACGAGCACATCTCCACGGTGGAGGCCCTGCGGCCCTACAAGCCGCTTGGAGCAATCCTGGTCACAACACCCCAG GCCGTGTCTGTGGGAGATGTGAGGAGAGAGCTGACATTCTGTAAGAAGACAGGCTTACGAGTTCTTGGTATTGTGGAGAACATGAGCGGCTTCGTCTGTCCACACTGCTCG GCTGTGTTCCCCTGGACCCCCAACTCAGCCAGAGCTTGGAAGAAGGCAGAGACTTCATCCAAGAGTTTCCCAAgagctctgccttccctgccttGGCTCACATCACCCAGCAGATCTTGGATGGTACATTGCAGCGGAGCTCCTGAGGAGGGTGTGGAGCTGGACTCttgccggctgagcccctggCCTGGCAGCACCACCAGCTGCCCAtgctggtggggaaggaggaTGCAGAAGCTGTTTAACTATAAAACTGTCTCAGTGGGAGGTgatggagggaggggggagcacAGCATCAGTGCCACTCACAGTGATCCAAAAAGGGAAGTACTGCTCCACCCCCCCGATCTAAAGAAACCCTGCACGGgtgctcctgcctgcacagcGCAGCCTGCTTCTAGCCTTCTCAATGTGGCAGTGCTCTGCCCAGATGGTACAGTTGTTCCTAGCCCTAGCCATGCAGCCCTTTCCTCTGCAGCCAGCCATTGTGTGGGTGCTTGGGGAGTTCTAGCTTGTGTCCATGGTGTCTTGTACGCTGCGGTGCTTCTGGTGATCACCTGGTGCAGCTACAGTGGCAAACGCCATCGACTGTTCTTCCCTCAACGAATCCAGACAGCACCGATCATCTGGATCTATAcgctgctgccttctcctgctgctttccttgcaTCATGGATTGTATGGCACTTGGTTCAGTGGCTGATGAGTTTGAGTGGCTGGGTGCTCTGA
- the NUBP2 gene encoding cytosolic Fe-S cluster assembly factor NUBP2 isoform X1 — protein sequence MAWRLERSLGRWGERSNLAGVRHILLVLSGKGGVGKSTIATELALSLRHSGKKVGILDVDLCGPSIPRMFRAQDNDVHQCDSGWVPVFVDQDKSISLMSIGFLLEKPDDAVVWRGPKKNALIKQFVADVAWGDLDFLIVDTPPGTSDEHISTVEALRPYKPLGAILVTTPQAVSVGDVRRELTFCKKTGLRVLGIVENMSGFVCPHCSAVFPWTPNSARAWKKAETSSKSFPRALPSLPWLTSPSRSWMVHCSGAPEEGVELDSCRLSPWPGSTTSCPCWWGRRMQKLFNYKTVSVGGDGGRGEHSISATHSDPKREVLLHPPDLKKPCTGAPACTAQPASSLLNVAVLCPDGTVVPSPSHAALSSAASHCVGAWGVLACVHGVLYAAVLLVITWCSYSGKRHRLFFPQRIQTAPIIWIYTLLPSPAAFLASWIVWHLVQWLMSLSGWVL from the exons ATGGCATggaggctggagaggagccTGGGACGGTGGGGAG AGAGAAGCAACCTGGCTGGGGTGCGGCACATCCTGCTGGTGCTCTCCGGGAAGGGCGGTGTGGGGAAGAGCACAATCGCCACCGAGCTGGCTCTGTCACTGCGGCACTCCGGGAAGAAG GTGGGGATCCTGGATGTGGACCTGTGTGGTCCCAGCATACCCCGCATGTTCAGGGCGCAGGACAACGACGTGCACCAGTGTGACAGCGGCTGGGTCCCTGTCTTTGTGGACCAAGATAAAAGCATCTCGCTCATGTCCATCGGCTTCCTGCTGGAGAAGCCAGATGATGCTGTGGTGTGGAGAGGACCCAAGAAAAATG ctttGATCAAACAATTTGTTGCTGATGTGGCCTGGGGGGACTTGGACTTCCTCATTGTGGACACGCCGCCGGGCACATCCGACGAGCACATCTCCACGGTGGAGGCCCTGCGGCCCTACAAGCCGCTTGGAGCAATCCTGGTCACAACACCCCAG GCCGTGTCTGTGGGAGATGTGAGGAGAGAGCTGACATTCTGTAAGAAGACAGGCTTACGAGTTCTTGGTATTGTGGAGAACATGAGCGGCTTCGTCTGTCCACACTGCTCG GCTGTGTTCCCCTGGACCCCCAACTCAGCCAGAGCTTGGAAGAAGGCAGAGACTTCATCCAAGAGTTTCCCAAgagctctgccttccctgccttGGCTCACATCACCCAGCAGATCTTGGATGGTACATTGCAGCGGAGCTCCTGAGGAGGGTGTGGAGCTGGACTCttgccggctgagcccctggCCTGGCAGCACCACCAGCTGCCCAtgctggtggggaaggaggaTGCAGAAGCTGTTTAACTATAAAACTGTCTCAGTGGGAGGTgatggagggaggggggagcacAGCATCAGTGCCACTCACAGTGATCCAAAAAGGGAAGTACTGCTCCACCCCCCCGATCTAAAGAAACCCTGCACGGgtgctcctgcctgcacagcGCAGCCTGCTTCTAGCCTTCTCAATGTGGCAGTGCTCTGCCCAGATGGTACAGTTGTTCCTAGCCCTAGCCATGCAGCCCTTTCCTCTGCAGCCAGCCATTGTGTGGGTGCTTGGGGAGTTCTAGCTTGTGTCCATGGTGTCTTGTACGCTGCGGTGCTTCTGGTGATCACCTGGTGCAGCTACAGTGGCAAACGCCATCGACTGTTCTTCCCTCAACGAATCCAGACAGCACCGATCATCTGGATCTATAcgctgctgccttctcctgctgctttccttgcaTCATGGATTGTATGGCACTTGGTTCAGTGGCTGATGAGTTTGAGTGGCTGGGTGCTCTGA
- the NUBP2 gene encoding cytosolic Fe-S cluster assembly factor NUBP2 isoform X4, with protein MAWRLERSLGRWGERSNLAGVRHILLVLSGKGGVGKSTIATELALSLRHSGKKVGILDVDLCGPSIPRMFRAQDNDVHQCDSGWVPVFVDQDKSISLMSIGFLLEKPDDAVVWRGPKKNALIKQFVADVAWGDLDFLIVDTPPGTSDEHISTVEALRPYKPLGAILVTTPQAVSVGDVRRELTFCKKTGLRVLGIVENMSGFVCPHCSECTNIFSKGGGEELAKHAGVPFLGCVPLDPQLSQSLEEGRDFIQEFPKSSAFPALAHITQQILDGTLQRSS; from the exons ATGGCATggaggctggagaggagccTGGGACGGTGGGGAG AGAGAAGCAACCTGGCTGGGGTGCGGCACATCCTGCTGGTGCTCTCCGGGAAGGGCGGTGTGGGGAAGAGCACAATCGCCACCGAGCTGGCTCTGTCACTGCGGCACTCCGGGAAGAAG GTGGGGATCCTGGATGTGGACCTGTGTGGTCCCAGCATACCCCGCATGTTCAGGGCGCAGGACAACGACGTGCACCAGTGTGACAGCGGCTGGGTCCCTGTCTTTGTGGACCAAGATAAAAGCATCTCGCTCATGTCCATCGGCTTCCTGCTGGAGAAGCCAGATGATGCTGTGGTGTGGAGAGGACCCAAGAAAAATG ctttGATCAAACAATTTGTTGCTGATGTGGCCTGGGGGGACTTGGACTTCCTCATTGTGGACACGCCGCCGGGCACATCCGACGAGCACATCTCCACGGTGGAGGCCCTGCGGCCCTACAAGCCGCTTGGAGCAATCCTGGTCACAACACCCCAG GCCGTGTCTGTGGGAGATGTGAGGAGAGAGCTGACATTCTGTAAGAAGACAGGCTTACGAGTTCTTGGTATTGTGGAGAACATGAGCGGCTTCGTCTGTCCACACTGCTCG GAGTGCACAAACATCTTTTCCAAAGGGGGAGGTGAGGAGCTGGCCAAGCATGCTGGGGTCCCCTTCCTAG GCTGTGTTCCCCTGGACCCCCAACTCAGCCAGAGCTTGGAAGAAGGCAGAGACTTCATCCAAGAGTTTCCCAAgagctctgccttccctgccttGGCTCACATCACCCAGCAGATCTTGGATGGTACATTGCAGCGGAGCTCCTGA
- the NUBP2 gene encoding cytosolic Fe-S cluster assembly factor NUBP2 isoform X3: protein MFRAQDNDVHQCDSGWVPVFVDQDKSISLMSIGFLLEKPDDAVVWRGPKKNALIKQFVADVAWGDLDFLIVDTPPGTSDEHISTVEALRPYKPLGAILVTTPQAVSVGDVRRELTFCKKTGLRVLGIVENMSGFVCPHCSAVFPWTPNSARAWKKAETSSKSFPRALPSLPWLTSPSRSWMVHCSGAPEEGVELDSCRLSPWPGSTTSCPCWWGRRMQKLFNYKTVSVGGDGGRGEHSISATHSDPKREVLLHPPDLKKPCTGAPACTAQPASSLLNVAVLCPDGTVVPSPSHAALSSAASHCVGAWGVLACVHGVLYAAVLLVITWCSYSGKRHRLFFPQRIQTAPIIWIYTLLPSPAAFLASWIVWHLVQWLMSLSGWVL, encoded by the exons ATGTTCAGGGCGCAGGACAACGACGTGCACCAGTGTGACAGCGGCTGGGTCCCTGTCTTTGTGGACCAAGATAAAAGCATCTCGCTCATGTCCATCGGCTTCCTGCTGGAGAAGCCAGATGATGCTGTGGTGTGGAGAGGACCCAAGAAAAATG ctttGATCAAACAATTTGTTGCTGATGTGGCCTGGGGGGACTTGGACTTCCTCATTGTGGACACGCCGCCGGGCACATCCGACGAGCACATCTCCACGGTGGAGGCCCTGCGGCCCTACAAGCCGCTTGGAGCAATCCTGGTCACAACACCCCAG GCCGTGTCTGTGGGAGATGTGAGGAGAGAGCTGACATTCTGTAAGAAGACAGGCTTACGAGTTCTTGGTATTGTGGAGAACATGAGCGGCTTCGTCTGTCCACACTGCTCG GCTGTGTTCCCCTGGACCCCCAACTCAGCCAGAGCTTGGAAGAAGGCAGAGACTTCATCCAAGAGTTTCCCAAgagctctgccttccctgccttGGCTCACATCACCCAGCAGATCTTGGATGGTACATTGCAGCGGAGCTCCTGAGGAGGGTGTGGAGCTGGACTCttgccggctgagcccctggCCTGGCAGCACCACCAGCTGCCCAtgctggtggggaaggaggaTGCAGAAGCTGTTTAACTATAAAACTGTCTCAGTGGGAGGTgatggagggaggggggagcacAGCATCAGTGCCACTCACAGTGATCCAAAAAGGGAAGTACTGCTCCACCCCCCCGATCTAAAGAAACCCTGCACGGgtgctcctgcctgcacagcGCAGCCTGCTTCTAGCCTTCTCAATGTGGCAGTGCTCTGCCCAGATGGTACAGTTGTTCCTAGCCCTAGCCATGCAGCCCTTTCCTCTGCAGCCAGCCATTGTGTGGGTGCTTGGGGAGTTCTAGCTTGTGTCCATGGTGTCTTGTACGCTGCGGTGCTTCTGGTGATCACCTGGTGCAGCTACAGTGGCAAACGCCATCGACTGTTCTTCCCTCAACGAATCCAGACAGCACCGATCATCTGGATCTATAcgctgctgccttctcctgctgctttccttgcaTCATGGATTGTATGGCACTTGGTTCAGTGGCTGATGAGTTTGAGTGGCTGGGTGCTCTGA